In Silene latifolia isolate original U9 population chromosome 3, ASM4854445v1, whole genome shotgun sequence, a single window of DNA contains:
- the LOC141648952 gene encoding uncharacterized protein LOC141648952 yields MSVLSKTLPDLSKLEPLDGQNYKRWSQKLLMFFEQLENDYVLFSDPPAPVTEPAATSVETTPLVISTVKSNAQSIKKHDKDNKTAKCHLLNHMTNTLFDLFMVHKSAKTKWELLKKKYGADDAGKKKYVVGKWLGFQMVDDKPIMEQVHVYENLCADVVNEGMELDEIFLANVLLKKFPHS; encoded by the coding sequence ATGTCGGTTCTGTCAAAAACTCTACCTGATTTGTCAAAATTAGAACCCTTAGATGGTCAGAATTATAAGAGATGGTCTCAGAAATTACTTATGTTTTTTGAGCAGTTAGAAAATGATTACGTCTTATTTTCTGACCCTCCTGCTCCTGTAACTGAACCTGCTGCTACGTCTGTTGAGACCACCCCACTTGTTATTTCTACGGTTAAGTCAAATGCTCAGTCTATTAAAAAACATGATAAGGATAATAAAACGGCTAAGTGTCATCTTCTTAATCATATGACTAATACGCTTTTTGACTTATTTATGGTTCATAAATCTGCTAAGACAAAATGGGAATTGCTAAAGAAAAAATACGGGGCTGATGATGCGGGTAAAAAGAAATATGTCGTGGGGAAGTGGCTTGGGTTTCAGATGGTAGATGACAAACCTATTATGGAACAAGTTCATGTCTATGAGAACTTGTGTGCGGATGTCGTTAATGAGGGGATGGAACTAGATGAGATTTTTCTGGCAAATGTGTTACTCAAAAAATTCCCTCATTCCTAG